CTCGGCCCCCATACCCTGGGTGGGTTCGTCCAGCAGCATCAGCGGCGGCTCCAGTGCCATGGTGGTCGCCACTTCAAGTGCTCGTTTGCGGCCGTAGGGCATCTCCACTGTAAGCACATCGGCATAGCCGCGTAGTCCTACCTCTTCGAGCAGTGCCATCGCCTGCTCGTTGAGCGGTTCAAGAGAACGTTCGGACTTCCAGAAATGAAAGGAAGTGCCCAGCCGACGCTGTAGTGCCACTCGCACATTCTCCAATGCCGTCATATGGCCGAACACTGCAGAAATCTGAAAGGAGCGCACCATCCCCAACCGGGCAATATCGCTGGCCTTTCTGCGGGTGATAGGCTTGCCTCGGAAGAGAATCTCGCCGCGGGTCGATGGCAGGAATCTGGTGAGCAGATTGAAGACCGTCGTCTTGCCGGCCCCGTTGGGGCCGATCAGGGCATGGATGTGTCCTTCACGGACCTTCAGGTTGATGTTGTCTACGGCAGTGAAGCCGCGAAACTCCTTGGTCAACCCACGAGTTTCCAGGATGTACTCTTCGGTCATGCGATGTCCTCTCTGGATCACCGCCCGGGTGATCCACCTTTGGTACATTTATGCTTGTTATACGCCGCTGCTGTAGTGGCCCGATCAGCATTGGAGAGACCGAGGTGATAATCAGCGGCTTACATGACACTTTACGTAAACGTAAGCTAGAAGAGTGAGAGAGAGTCGGCAATAGCGGCATTGGTCGAACTCGACCAATGGTGTAGATGCAGCATATTCAATAGCTTGCAAACGAAACATGCCGATTCAAACAGAATCGGCATCGCCATGTCTTGAAATATGCAGTCGCCATAACCTGCGGCGAAAAATCTCATGCAACGCGGAAGGAGAACAACACACCGGGGATCAACACTCGATAGCGTTGACCGCCAGACCACCCTTTGAGGTTTCCTTGTACTTTTCCTGCATGTCGGCACCGGTATCACGCATGGTGCGAATTGCCTTGTCCAGCGAGATGAAGTGCTCGCCGTCGCCGCGACAGGCCATCAGTGCAGCATTGATCGCCTTGACGGAAGCGATGGCATTGCGCTCGATGCAGGGCACCTGCACCAGGCCGCCAACCGGGTCACAGGTCAGGCCAAGGTTGTGCTCAAGGCCGATCTCCGCAGCATTCTCAACCTGAGGCACAGAGCCGCCCATGACTTCCGCCAGGCCAGCCGCCGCCATTGCGCAAGCCGAGCCGACCTCGCCCTGACAGCCGACCTCGGCGCCGGAGATCGAAGCATTCTTCTTGCACAGGATGCCTACTGCGCCTGCGGTCAGCAGAAAGCTCACCACATCACGTTCCGAGGCATCGCGCTGGAACTTCATGTAATAGTGCAGCACGGCAGGGATGATGCCTGCGGCGCCATTGGTCGGTGCGGTAACCATGCGCCCACCGGCAGCATTTTCCTCATTCACCGCCAGTGCAAAGACATTGACCCAGTCCATGGCCGAGAAAGTCGAGGCAATCAGGCCGGTGTCCTCACCCATGGCTTCCAGACGACGATGCAAGGCGGCTGCACGGCGCTTGACGTTCAGTCCACCGGGTAGGATACCTTCGGTCTCGAGACCACGATTGACGCAATCCTGCATCGCTTGCCAGATATCCCACAAACCTGCACGCACCTCCGCCTCGGAACGCCATGCCTTCTCGTTTTCCATCATCAGTTCACTGATGGAGAGGTCATGCAGACGGCACAGCGCCATCAATTCTGCAGCGCTATTGAAATCGTAAGGCAGTGCCGTGGTATCGGAATCCAACGAACCTTCACGCGCCTGAGCCTCGTCAACGACGAAGCCGCCACCGATGGAGTAATACGTCTCACGGGCCAGCTCTTCGCTGTGCCCTTTTGCTATGAGAGTCATGGCATTGGGGTGATAAGGCAGACTCTCGTCGTGCCACTGCAGGTCACGCGCCCAAATAAAGGGCACGGCTACACGGCCATCGAGCATCAGAGTCTGGCTCTCGAGCAGTTCTTCAACGCAGGGCGCAACCATCGCCGGGTCAATCCGGTCTGGGCGCTCGCCCATCAGCCCCATGACGGTGGCGAAATCGGTGGCATGCCCCTTACCGGTGGCCGACAACGAGCCGTAGAGATGGATTTCCAGACCGGCAACTCGCTCAATCAGGTCATCACGCTGTAGAGCCGCCACGAAGTCATAGGCAGCGCGCATCGGCCCTACGGTATGAGAGCTCGATGGACCGATACCAATCTTGAACAAGTCGAACACACTGATGGCCATGGGGTTTTGCCTCTTGCTGTCGGTCACTGCGGCCCGGGCCGCTATTGTCATGATCACGGCGACACGAATCGCACGCTCATGACCTTGTTGTCTGTGTGGCCTGCGTCAGACCAGCTAAAGCCACAGCATCAAATGGATGCCTACGACACTATGCTGTCCCCCATGGACAGGCTAGACAACGCAGAATATCTGTTTTTCACTATAGCTCAGCTAAACCATAAGCTCAGTTGAACCCTCCACCCTCCTGAACAGGTTGCCACCTCCATGAGCCGACTGCTCAACGCTCAGACCCACGCCTGGCTGAAGGGCTTCGCTGTCAGCGCTCGCCATCTCTCCTTTACTCGCGCCGCGGAGGAGCTTCATGTCACCACGGGAGCGGTCAGCCAACAGATCAAGCAGTTGGAGGACCGGCTCGGTTTCAAGCTGTTCCGACGCCTGCCTCGCCGTCTGGAACTGACCGAGGAAGGCAAGCGTCTTGCAGCAGTTGTCGATGATGCCTACCAGGCTGTAGGACTCGAGGTCCGACGCCTACGCAGCGGCGTCATGAGTGGTGTGATCCGTTTGCGCTCGGTACCTTCATTTCTCAACAAGTGGTTGATGCCGCGCCTGCCCCGTCTACAGGCGAGATTTCCCGATATCGAGCTGCATATCACCGCCGAAGACAGCAACATATCGCTGCGCGATGGCGACTTCGATATCGCCATCGACCTCAATGATGGCCACTATCCAGGACTCATCATTACGCCATTGATGGAAGAGCGAATCTTTGCGGTGTGCTCACCAAGCCTGCTCAAGGGCCGTCCCCCCTTGCGCCGCCCTGAGGATCTCGCCTGGTACCCGTTACTGCATGACATCACCGCCTGGCGCGGCAGCCAGGAGTACGGCGAGTGGCGCCACTACCTGGCCGCTGTCGGAGCTCCGTCAATCAACCTCGAACGCGGCTATACCTTCAATCGTAATCACCTGACGATGGATGCCGCCATCGCCGGAATGGGCGTGGCGATTGCAAGGGAAACGCTGATCACCAGCGAACTGGATACTGGTGCATTGATTGCACCCTTTCGAGCCCGCGTCGATACCGGCAAACACTACGGCATTGTGTACGCTGGCGGGGCTCTCGATGATCGACGCGTCAAAGCGGTACACGACTGGATTGTCGAGGAGGTCAATCGGGCCACGCTGCCCACATAAGCAGCAAATGACTCACAGAAATTGTGTAAATCTCCGTAGGAAACGTCGATAAAGAGACAGGAAAACGCCACTTTGGTATTATTCCGCGCTTCCTGTTTTACCGAGGAGATTACGGGATGCGCGACACCTCCCCCGATGTACCACCTGTTATCAGCTTCCGCGCGACCTGCGTCAGGGCTACTCTTTACATTCTGACCATCGGTGCGGTAATGCAGGGGGTGCTTTGGGAGGCGAGCCTGCCCGATGCCCTGCGCTTCACTGAAATCGGGTTTACCGAGTCCATGCAGTCGCTGTGCCTGCTGATCAGTTGCGCCTTGTTGATCTATGCTCGCCAGGTGCTCAAGGGGCTACCACACGTCACCCTGCTGATGTTTGGTCTGCTCGGCTCCGCCATCATTCGCGAACAGGATTTCTTTCTCGACGCTTATGTCTTCGACGGTGCCTGGCAAACCCTGGTCACACTGCTGTTGATGCCGATCCTGTACTGGGTCATCCGCCATCGCCACAGCTTTGTACGTGAGTTCGAGAGCTTCGCCGAGAGTTTCTCCTTCGGCTTTTTTGCCTCAGGCTTTCTGTGCACCTTTGTCTTCTCGCGCCTGTTTGGCCGTGGTGAGTTATGGGAAGCGCTGCTCCACGACAACTATGTGCGCGTCTTCAAGGATGCCGCAGAAGAAGTCACCGAACTGTTCGGTTACCTACTGTTGCTCTACGCGATGATCGAACTGGTGCTATGGATTCGTCGCCATCAACTGGCACGTAAGCCGTAAGCCGTAAGCCGTAAGCCGTAAGCCGTAAGCCGTAAGCCGTAAGCCGTAAGCCGTAAGCCGTAAGCCGTAAGCCGTAAGCCGTAAGCCGTAAGCCGTAAGCCGTAAGCCGTAAGCCGTAAGCCGTAAGCCGTAAGCCGTAAGCCGTAAGCCGTAAGCCGTAAGCCGTAAGCAACGAGTATCGGGCTGCGAGCCACGAGCTGACAAGCGCCGCTCTGCGGTTCATAGACAAGGCCCGGGACTCGGGGTTACTTACTTCTTACCTCTTGCTTCTCACCTCTCACAGCTTACCGCTCGAACTACTTACAGTTAGCTCATCAGCATAAACAAAAGCCCGCAGAGCTCAGCTCTGCGGGCTTTCTGTTTGCAGCCGACGGGAGAGTTACTCGTCGAGGAAGGATCGCAACGGTTCGGAGCGCGTTGGATGACGCAGCTTACGCAGCGCCTTGGCCTCGATCTGACGAATACGCTCACGGGTTACATCGAACTGCTTACCGACTTCCTCGAGGGTATGGTCGGTATTCATGTCGATACCGAAGCGCATACGCAGCACCTTGGCCTCACGGGCGGTAAGGCCACCCAGCACGTTACGCGTTGCTTCGATCAGGCCTTCACCGGTGGCCGAGTCGATCGGCAATACCATGGTTGAGTCCTCGATGAAGTCACCCAGGTGTGAATCATCGTCATCACCGATGGGCGTCTCCATGGAGATCGGCTCCTTGGCGATCTTCAGCACCTTACGCACCTTGTCCTCGGGCATTTCGAGGCGCTCACCCAACTCTTCCGGTGTCGGCTCACGGCCCATTTCCTGGAGCATCTGCCGTGACACACGATTGAGCTTGTTGATGGTCTCGATCATGTGTACCGGAATACGGATAGTCCGGGCCTGGTCGGCGATAGAGCGCGTGATCGCCTGGCGAATCCACCAGGTCGCATACGTCGAGAACTTGTAGCCACGACGGTACTCGAACTTGTCCACTGCCTTCATCAGACCAATGTTGCCTTCCTGAATCAGATCCAGGAACTGCAGGCCGCGGTTGGTGTATTTCTTGGCGATGGAAATAACCAGTCGCAGGTTGGCCTCGACCATTTCCTTCTTGGCCCGGCGAGCCTTGGCTTCACCAATGGAGAGCTTGCGATTGACTTCCTTGATCTCGCTGACCGGCAGACGAACCATCTCTTCTTCGAAGGAGATCTTGCGCTGGGCACGCTGTACGTCGCCACGCAGATCCTTCATGCGCTCGGCATAACGCTCGTTGGCGGCCATGAAGTCATCGAGCCAATCAAGGCGTGATTCGTTACCGGGGAACGCCTTGATGAAGGTCTTGCGGGGCACCTTGGCCTGCTTGACCAACAACTGCATCACAGATTTTTCCTGCGCCCGCACCTGCTCGACACTGATCCGGACCTGACCAACCAGGCGCTCGAAATGCTTGGGCACCAGTTTGATCGGCGAGAACAATTCGGCAAGACGCGCCAGCTCTTCCTGGGCCTGTGCAGACTTACGACCATTTGCCTCGATTGCCGCATCAGCAAGAGCGCTCTGCTCACGAATCTGCTCGAAACGAGCGCGCGCCTCTTCGGGATCGGGACCACCGCCGCTGTCATCTTCCTCTTCAGCGTCGTCATCCTCATCGCCTTCACTATCGGCGCTGGTGTCTTCCTCGACCTCGGGCACATCAGCCTCGGCGACGCCAGGAATGCCCTCATCAGGGTCTATAAAACCGGAGAACAAATCAGACAAACGGCCCGGAGCCTCTTCATCCTGAGTCGCGTCATAAGCTGCGAGAATGGAATCGACGGCACCTGGCAGATAGGCAAGCGCTGACATCACCTCTCGGGTGCCTTCTTCGATGCGCTTGGCGATCTCGATCTCGCCTTCACGGGTCAGCAGTTCCACTGTTCCCATTTCGCGCATGTACATACGCACCGGGTCCGTGGTACGCCCCACATCACTCTCGACCGCAGCCAGCGCAGCAACAGCTTCTTCTGCGGCGCTTTCATCGGTTGAGTGATCGGACATCATCAGGGTATCTTCATCAGGAGCCTCTTCGACGACGCTGATACCCATGTCATTGATCATGCCGATGATATCTTCGACCTGATCGGGGTCGGCAATATCTTCGGGAAGGTGGTCGTTGACCTCGGCATAGGTCAGGTAACCCTGTTCCTTGCCGCGCGCGATCAACTCCTTCAGACGTGACTGCTGCTGCGCATTTCCAGCCATAGAAACCCTATCTCGACGAAGAAGAATGAAGCACCTGTAGTACGAAGGCGGAGAAAACTCGGTAAGCCGAACAGTATAGCGGATTTTGTCACTATTCTGCCAGCCAGGAGTGTTTGCGCGGTCACTCAGGTGTGTTAGTTTGTCTGGTTACGCCTCTGGCAAGCGCATGACTCTTAAATGGTGATGGTAGGAGAAAAATCAACCCCCTGCCCAGCGTTGCCTTTCCTTTAGTCGCCATTTCACTGCCAGACCTTACCGCCAGAGGCAACATCTGCCAGAGGCAACATCGCTGGCTGAAATCATATTCCATTCTGATTCCTATCCACGCACTTCGTTCAGTAGCGTCACCAGGCGGAGTTTCTCCTCGC
This Halomonas huangheensis DNA region includes the following protein-coding sequences:
- a CDS encoding LysR substrate-binding domain-containing protein, translated to MSRLLNAQTHAWLKGFAVSARHLSFTRAAEELHVTTGAVSQQIKQLEDRLGFKLFRRLPRRLELTEEGKRLAAVVDDAYQAVGLEVRRLRSGVMSGVIRLRSVPSFLNKWLMPRLPRLQARFPDIELHITAEDSNISLRDGDFDIAIDLNDGHYPGLIITPLMEERIFAVCSPSLLKGRPPLRRPEDLAWYPLLHDITAWRGSQEYGEWRHYLAAVGAPSINLERGYTFNRNHLTMDAAIAGMGVAIARETLITSELDTGALIAPFRARVDTGKHYGIVYAGGALDDRRVKAVHDWIVEEVNRATLPT
- a CDS encoding ABC transporter ATP-binding protein — encoded protein: MTEEYILETRGLTKEFRGFTAVDNINLKVREGHIHALIGPNGAGKTTVFNLLTRFLPSTRGEILFRGKPITRRKASDIARLGMVRSFQISAVFGHMTALENVRVALQRRLGTSFHFWKSERSLEPLNEQAMALLEEVGLRGYADVLTVEMPYGRKRALEVATTMALEPPLMLLDEPTQGMGAEDVDRIVELIRRVSAGRTVLMVEHNLSVVSRLCDRITVLARGSVLAEGDYESVSRDPLVREAYMGSEAVVEEGGA
- the rpoD gene encoding RNA polymerase sigma factor RpoD: MAGNAQQQSRLKELIARGKEQGYLTYAEVNDHLPEDIADPDQVEDIIGMINDMGISVVEEAPDEDTLMMSDHSTDESAAEEAVAALAAVESDVGRTTDPVRMYMREMGTVELLTREGEIEIAKRIEEGTREVMSALAYLPGAVDSILAAYDATQDEEAPGRLSDLFSGFIDPDEGIPGVAEADVPEVEEDTSADSEGDEDDDAEEEDDSGGGPDPEEARARFEQIREQSALADAAIEANGRKSAQAQEELARLAELFSPIKLVPKHFERLVGQVRISVEQVRAQEKSVMQLLVKQAKVPRKTFIKAFPGNESRLDWLDDFMAANERYAERMKDLRGDVQRAQRKISFEEEMVRLPVSEIKEVNRKLSIGEAKARRAKKEMVEANLRLVISIAKKYTNRGLQFLDLIQEGNIGLMKAVDKFEYRRGYKFSTYATWWIRQAITRSIADQARTIRIPVHMIETINKLNRVSRQMLQEMGREPTPEELGERLEMPEDKVRKVLKIAKEPISMETPIGDDDDSHLGDFIEDSTMVLPIDSATGEGLIEATRNVLGGLTAREAKVLRMRFGIDMNTDHTLEEVGKQFDVTRERIRQIEAKALRKLRHPTRSEPLRSFLDE
- a CDS encoding L-serine ammonia-lyase, translated to MAISVFDLFKIGIGPSSSHTVGPMRAAYDFVAALQRDDLIERVAGLEIHLYGSLSATGKGHATDFATVMGLMGERPDRIDPAMVAPCVEELLESQTLMLDGRVAVPFIWARDLQWHDESLPYHPNAMTLIAKGHSEELARETYYSIGGGFVVDEAQAREGSLDSDTTALPYDFNSAAELMALCRLHDLSISELMMENEKAWRSEAEVRAGLWDIWQAMQDCVNRGLETEGILPGGLNVKRRAAALHRRLEAMGEDTGLIASTFSAMDWVNVFALAVNEENAAGGRMVTAPTNGAAGIIPAVLHYYMKFQRDASERDVVSFLLTAGAVGILCKKNASISGAEVGCQGEVGSACAMAAAGLAEVMGGSVPQVENAAEIGLEHNLGLTCDPVGGLVQVPCIERNAIASVKAINAALMACRGDGEHFISLDKAIRTMRDTGADMQEKYKETSKGGLAVNAIEC